From one Melioribacteraceae bacterium genomic stretch:
- a CDS encoding urea transporter — MKLNNHIKALLQSYSEIYFFKSKWIGALLLLITFINPYVALGGIVAVISAYIFARIINMSNEFLNEGFYTYNPLLTGLAIGYLFKFNELSVLFMVIAGILTFIVTVVMYSIFIYYLKMPVLSLPFVIVSSIAYLATTQYSNLFVTGLYPHTIYDLEITLPYWLEGYFRSFGSIFFMTDVISGIVIALIFLAMSRIMFLLSVVGYFAGSIVVGLMYGSFEQSFADINHFNFILIAIAVGGVFSCSFFKKLFACCHSGMYVNNFTRFGSGFLVKLWNPGIYSSL; from the coding sequence ATGAAACTCAACAACCACATAAAAGCACTGCTGCAAAGCTACTCCGAAATTTACTTCTTCAAAAGTAAATGGATAGGTGCGTTGTTATTATTGATTACATTTATCAATCCTTACGTTGCGCTTGGCGGAATTGTTGCCGTAATCTCTGCATACATTTTTGCCCGCATCATTAACATGAGCAACGAATTTTTAAACGAAGGCTTTTACACTTATAATCCACTTCTTACGGGACTTGCAATCGGTTACCTTTTCAAATTTAATGAGCTCTCAGTTTTATTTATGGTGATTGCAGGTATATTAACATTTATTGTAACAGTTGTAATGTACAGCATATTTATTTATTACTTGAAGATGCCGGTTTTAAGTTTACCTTTCGTTATTGTTTCTTCGATTGCTTACTTGGCGACAACGCAGTATTCAAATCTTTTTGTAACGGGACTTTATCCACACACAATCTATGATCTTGAAATCACACTTCCTTATTGGCTTGAAGGTTACTTCCGCTCTTTTGGTTCCATCTTTTTTATGACAGATGTTATTTCCGGAATTGTAATTGCATTGATATTTCTTGCGATGTCGAGGATTATGTTTTTACTTTCTGTTGTCGGCTACTTTGCAGGAAGTATAGTGGTCGGATTAATGTACGGTTCGTTCGAACAATCATTTGCAGATATCAATCATTTCAATTTTATTTTAATTGCAATCGCTGTCGGCGGAGTGTTTTCTTGTTCCTTCTTTAAAAAGTTATTTGCTTGCTGTCATAGCGGTATGTACGTCAACAATTTTACTCGATTCGGTTCTGGTTTTTTGGTCAAACTTTGGAATCCCGGCATTTACTCTTCCCTTTAA
- a CDS encoding GIY-YIG nuclease family protein produces the protein MRFLSRQKVTSSERQFCVIPNVTKWSEESHLEIIDELIMLKQYYLYIMTNKSRTLYTGVTNDLNRRVYEHKQKLIKGFTSKYNITKLVYYEEYNDINDAIRREKQIKGWSRKKKIELIESINPEWKDLSEEWE, from the coding sequence GTGAGATTCCTCAGTCGTCAAAAAGTGACTTCTTCGGAAAGACAATTTTGTGTCATTCCGAACGTAACGAAGTGGAGTGAGGAATCTCACCTCGAAATAATTGACGAGTTAATTATGCTTAAGCAATACTATCTTTACATAATGACTAATAAATCAAGAACCTTATATACCGGTGTCACAAACGATTTAAATCGCAGAGTCTACGAACATAAGCAGAAATTAATAAAAGGATTTACTTCAAAATACAACATAACGAAATTAGTTTATTACGAAGAATACAATGATATTAACGATGCAATAAGAAGAGAAAAACAAATTAAAGGTTGGTCAAGAAAAAAGAAAATCGAATTAATTGAATCTATCAATCCGGAATGGAAAGATTTAAGTGAAGAATGGGAGTGA